A stretch of the Deltaproteobacteria bacterium genome encodes the following:
- a CDS encoding IS256 family transposase: IDGVNFNMRIARDIETVPILAAIGVTKAGHRLVLGLQSGDKESASNWREFFKDLKVRGLDPQNVTLGIMDGLPGLEAVFKQEFPSAKVQRCQVHVARNVLAKVPKKLKGEVADDLRSIFYASSRKKAMEFFEQFKKKWKDTIPSAVSCLERSINACLTFFSFPEEEWISLRTTNIIERLNKEFKRRTKPMEIIAGETACYRLLAFISLRMELHWRSNPIGKVRNNLPFLKELAYEKFTQKS; the protein is encoded by the coding sequence TTATTGATGGAGTCAATTTTAACATGCGCATTGCTCGGGACATTGAGACCGTTCCGATTCTGGCAGCTATTGGTGTTACAAAAGCAGGTCACAGGTTGGTATTAGGTCTCCAGTCCGGTGATAAGGAGTCGGCCTCTAACTGGCGTGAGTTCTTCAAGGATTTGAAGGTAAGGGGTCTTGATCCCCAGAACGTCACCCTGGGCATCATGGATGGCCTGCCTGGCCTTGAGGCCGTATTCAAGCAAGAGTTCCCTTCGGCAAAGGTACAACGTTGTCAAGTCCATGTGGCCAGGAACGTATTGGCCAAGGTACCCAAGAAGCTCAAGGGAGAAGTAGCGGATGATTTAAGGTCCATCTTCTATGCCTCTTCAAGAAAGAAAGCCATGGAGTTTTTCGAGCAGTTTAAAAAGAAATGGAAGGATACCATTCCTTCTGCTGTATCCTGTCTTGAGAGATCCATCAATGCCTGCCTGACCTTTTTCAGCTTTCCTGAAGAGGAATGGATATCTCTACGGACCACTAATATCATAGAGAGACTAAACAAGGAATTTAAACGCAGAACGAAACCTATGGAGATCATCGCTGGTGAGACTGCCTGTTACCGTCTCCTGGCCTTTATCTCTCTGAGAATGGAATTGCATTGGAGATCAAACCCAATAGGAAAAGTGCGTAACAACCTGCCTTTTCTCAAAGAATTGGCCTATGAGAAATTCACACAAAAAAGTTGA